One Kryptolebias marmoratus isolate JLee-2015 linkage group LG21, ASM164957v2, whole genome shotgun sequence DNA segment encodes these proteins:
- the pld1b gene encoding phospholipase D1 isoform X1: MLQPTDTTSSTLHLVAADMSGIMEKLDTSELDLGGDEIDAAGGNNPGDRLPFSTIYHMVGFKEPEAKVFLSSPITAKILEVERFTAAQDRFNVTTQRSINKVMPALYKIEIKHGEFTWVVKKKEKHFMELHREMRTYKTLMKLPLPSRSHTVRRKTVMRNEAMPDLPRGGEDTDRDDRVSSRRKQLEDYFNKLLKMQTYRNHHATMEFIGVSQLSFIHDLGPKGLEGMVLKRSGGHRIPGMNCCGHSKMCYRWSKRWLVVKDSFLLYMKPDCGVISFVMLFDKEFSIKMHFKDTETRHGVRIDSLSRSLVLKCSNYRHALWWGKAIEDFANKHGSAFLTDHRFGSFAMEEQNIPSKWYVNGQTYMEDVADALEEAKEEIFITDWWLSPEIFLKRPVVEGNRWRLDCILKRKAKQGVRIFVMLYKEVELALGINSGYSKRTLLNLDSNIKVIRHPDHVSSAVYLWAHHEKIIVVDQSVAFVGGIDLAYGRWDDREHRLTDIGSVTLSHLEQAAAESSSAAAPANGGGGDSVSKGNGTSVFTMMDSADQPKLKNQNRLKKTRFSIRKHLQKHGLAHADSDSDLEEEQPRSSSVRSLHTGVGELFGNTRFWHGKDYCNFVHKDWIQLDKPFDGRHYADVSLWTKTGFISLLSVFVFLFSAVLDFIDRHTTPRMPWHDIASVVHGKAARDVARHFIQRWNFTKLVKPKYNSQSFPYLLPKSHTTAGEQRYQVPNCVNANVQILRSASDWSAGIKNHEESIHLAYVHAIQNSKHFIYIENQFFISCADNKHVFNKIGDTIAERIIRAYREGKKYRVYVVTPLLPGFEGDINTGGGSAIQAVMHFNYRTMNRGEYSIISQLKREMGDQWMNFISIAGLRTHADLEGKLVTELIYVHSKMLIADDNTVIIGSANINDRSMLGKRDSEVAVIVEDSEVVNSVMDGQPYAAGKYALQLRLECFKMILGANTDPSIDVSDPISDHFYKDVWMVTCARNASIYQKVFRCLPSSDVRSIQELEPYLSKPALAKDDPARAQEELKKIRGFLVQFPLQFLSEQNLLPPLGSKEAMVPMEVWT; the protein is encoded by the exons GAAATCGACGCGGCCGGCGGGAACAATCCGG GGGATCGGCTGCCCTTTTCAACGATCTACCACATGGTGGGCTTCAAGGAGCCCGAGGCGAAAGTCTTCCTGTCCTCTCCCATCACAGCCAAAATCCTGGAGGTGGAGCGCTTCACCGCGGCTCAGGACCGCTTCAACGTCACGACGCAGAGGAGCATCAACAAG GTGATGCCAGCTCTGTATAAGATCGAGATAAAACACGGGGAGTTCACGTGGGTggtgaagaagaaggagaaacacTTCATGGAGCTCCACAGGGAGATGAGGACCTACAAGACCCTCATGAAGCTGCCGCTGCCGTCACGCAG TCACACCGTGAGGAGGAAGACCGTGATGAGGAACGAGGCGATGCCGGACCTCCCCCGAGGAGGAGAAGACACGGACCGGGACGATCGAGTGTCCAGCCGCAGG aaacaATTGGAGGATTACTTTAACAAGCTGCTGAAGATGCAGACGTACAGGAACCACCACGCCACG atgGAGTTCATTGGAGTCAGCCAGCTGTCCTTCATCCACGACCTGGGACCGAAGGGCCT gGAAGGGATGGTTCTGAAGCGGTCCGGCGGTCACCGGATTCCCGGGATGAACTGCTGCGGTCACAGCAAGATGTGCTACCGCTGGTCCAAACG CTGGCTGGTGGTGAAAGACTCCTTCTTGTTGTACATGAAGCCGGACTGTGGCGTCATCTCCTTCGTGATGCTGTTCGACAAAGAGTTCAGCATCAAGATGCACTTCAAAGAcaccgaaaccagacacggcgTCCGCATCGACAGCCTCTCCAG GTCGTTGGTGCTGAAGTGCAGCAACTACAGACACGCTCTGTGGTGGGGAAAGGCCATCGAGGATTTTGCCAACAAGCACGGCTCCGCCTTCCTCACCGACCACCGCTTCGGATCCTTCGCCATGGAGGAACAGAACATCCCCTCCAAATG GTATGTGAACGGTCAGACGTACATGGAGGACGTGGCCGACGCTCTGGAAGAGGCCAAGGAGGAGATCTTCATCACGGACTGGTG GTTGAGTCCAGAGATCTTCCTGAAGAGGCCGGTGGTCGAAGGGAACCGATGGCGTCTCGACTGCATCCTGAAGCGCAAAGCG AAACAAGGTGTTCGGATCTTCGTGATGCTCTACAAGGAGGTGGAGCTGGCTCTGGGAATAAACTCCGGCTACAGCAAGAGGACGCTGCTGAACCTGGACTCCAACATCAAG GTGATCCGCCACCCGGACCACGTCTCCTCCGCCGTCTACCTGTGGGCGCATCACGAGAAGATCATCGTGGTGGACCAATCGGTGGCCTTCGTGGGCGGGATCGACCTGGCGTACGGGCGCTGGGACGATAGGGAGCACCGGCTCACGGACATCGGGAGCGTGACGCTCTCTCACCTGGAACAG gctgcagctgaatCCTCCTCCGCCGCTGCGCCAGCtaacggcggcggcggcgacaGCGTTTCCAAGGGTAACGGGACCAGCGTCTTCACCATGATGGACTCGGCGGATCAGCCCAAGCTGAAGAATCAGAACAGACTAAAGAAGACCCGGTTCAGCATCAGGAAACACCTGCAGAAACACGGACTGGCCCACGCCGACAGCGACAGCGACCTGGAGGAGGAGCAACCGA ggAGCAGCTCTGTGCGAAGTCTTCATACGGGAGTCGGAGAACTGTTTGGAAACACGAGGTTCTGGCACGGGAAAGACTACTGcaactttgtgcacaaagaCTGGATCCAACTCGACAAACCTTTTGATGGTAGGCACTATGCCGACGTGTCTCTTTGGActaaaactggttttatttcacttctgtctgtttttgtgttccttttttctgctgttttagatTTCATAGACAGGCATACGACTCCCAGGATGCCTTGGCATGACATCGCCTCGGTGGTTCACGGGAAGGCAGCTCGAGATGTGGCGCGGCACTTCATCCAGCGGTGGAATTTCACCAAG CTCGTGAAGCCAAAGTACAATTCTCAGTCGTTCCCTTATCTGCTGCCAAAGTCTCACACCACGGCCGGAGAGCAACGTTACCAAGTCCCCAACTGCGTCAACGCAAACGTGCAG ATCCTTCGTTCTGCCTCAGACTGGTCTGCTGGCATCAAAAACCACGAGGAGTCCATCCACCTGGCCTACGTCCACGCCATCCAGAACAGCAAGCACTTCATCTACATCGAG AATCAGTTCTTCATCAGCTGTGCAGACAACAAACACGTTTTCAACAAGATCGGAGACACCATTGCAGAGCGCATCATCCGAGCTTACAG gGAGGGTAAGAAGTACCGTGTTTACGTGGTGACGCCTCTGCTGCCGGGCTTCGAAGGCGACATCAACACTGGAGGAGGCAGCGCCATCCAGGCCGTCATGCACTTTAACTACAG AACCATGAACCGAGGAGAATACTCCATCATCTCCCAGCTGAAGAGAGAAA TGGGAGATCAGTGGATGAACTTCATCTCCATCGCTGGTCTGAGGACCCACGCTGACCTGGAGGGGAAGCTGGTCACGGAGCTCATCTACGTCCACAGCAAGATGCTCATCGCTGACGACAACACCGTCATCATCG GTTCTGCCAACATCAACGACCGCAGCATGCTGGGGAAGAGGGACAGCGAGGTGGCGGTGATCGTGGAGGACTCGGAGGTGGTGAACTCCGTGATGGACGGGCAGCCGTACGCGGCGGGAAAATACGCCCTGCAGCTCCGCCTCGAGTGCTTCAA GATGATCCTCGGAGCGAACACCGATCCCTCCATCGACGTTTCAGATCCGATCAGCGATCATTTCTACAAGGACGTCTGGATGGTCACCTGCGCTCGCAACGCCTCCATCTACCAGAAG GTTTTCCGGTGTCTTCCGTCCAGCGACGTCCGGAGTATCCAGGAGCTGGAACCCTACCTGTCCAAACCGGCGCTGGCCAAAGACGACCCCGCTCGggctcaggaggagctgaagaagatcCGCGGCTTCCTGGTCCAGTTCCCCCTTCAGTTCCTGAGTGAGCAGAACCTCCTTCCTCCCCTCGGCTCCAAGGAGGCCATGGTCCCCATGGAGGTCTGGACCTGA
- the pld1b gene encoding phospholipase D1 isoform X2, with the protein MLQPTDTTSSTLHLVAADMSGIMEKLDTSELDLGGDEIDAAGGNNPGDRLPFSTIYHMVGFKEPEAKVFLSSPITAKILEVERFTAAQDRFNVTTQRSINKVMPALYKIEIKHGEFTWVVKKKEKHFMELHREMRTYKTLMKLPLPSRSHTVRRKTVMRNEAMPDLPRGGEDTDRDDRVSSRRKQLEDYFNKLLKMQTYRNHHATMEFIGVSQLSFIHDLGPKGLEGMVLKRSGGHRIPGMNCCGHSKMCYRWSKRWLVVKDSFLLYMKPDCGVISFVMLFDKEFSIKMHFKDTETRHGVRIDSLSRSLVLKCSNYRHALWWGKAIEDFANKHGSAFLTDHRFGSFAMEEQNIPSKWYVNGQTYMEDVADALEEAKEEIFITDWWLSPEIFLKRPVVEGNRWRLDCILKRKAKQGVRIFVMLYKEVELALGINSGYSKRTLLNLDSNIKVIRHPDHVSSAVYLWAHHEKIIVVDQSVAFVGGIDLAYGRWDDREHRLTDIGSVTLSHLEQAAAESSSAAAPANGGGGDSVSKGNGTSVFTMMDSADQPKLKNQNRLKKTRFSIRKHLQKHGLAHADSDSDLEEEQPRSSSVRSLHTGVGELFGNTRFWHGKDYCNFVHKDWIQLDKPFDDFIDRHTTPRMPWHDIASVVHGKAARDVARHFIQRWNFTKLVKPKYNSQSFPYLLPKSHTTAGEQRYQVPNCVNANVQILRSASDWSAGIKNHEESIHLAYVHAIQNSKHFIYIENQFFISCADNKHVFNKIGDTIAERIIRAYREGKKYRVYVVTPLLPGFEGDINTGGGSAIQAVMHFNYRTMNRGEYSIISQLKREMGDQWMNFISIAGLRTHADLEGKLVTELIYVHSKMLIADDNTVIIGSANINDRSMLGKRDSEVAVIVEDSEVVNSVMDGQPYAAGKYALQLRLECFKMILGANTDPSIDVSDPISDHFYKDVWMVTCARNASIYQKVFRCLPSSDVRSIQELEPYLSKPALAKDDPARAQEELKKIRGFLVQFPLQFLSEQNLLPPLGSKEAMVPMEVWT; encoded by the exons GAAATCGACGCGGCCGGCGGGAACAATCCGG GGGATCGGCTGCCCTTTTCAACGATCTACCACATGGTGGGCTTCAAGGAGCCCGAGGCGAAAGTCTTCCTGTCCTCTCCCATCACAGCCAAAATCCTGGAGGTGGAGCGCTTCACCGCGGCTCAGGACCGCTTCAACGTCACGACGCAGAGGAGCATCAACAAG GTGATGCCAGCTCTGTATAAGATCGAGATAAAACACGGGGAGTTCACGTGGGTggtgaagaagaaggagaaacacTTCATGGAGCTCCACAGGGAGATGAGGACCTACAAGACCCTCATGAAGCTGCCGCTGCCGTCACGCAG TCACACCGTGAGGAGGAAGACCGTGATGAGGAACGAGGCGATGCCGGACCTCCCCCGAGGAGGAGAAGACACGGACCGGGACGATCGAGTGTCCAGCCGCAGG aaacaATTGGAGGATTACTTTAACAAGCTGCTGAAGATGCAGACGTACAGGAACCACCACGCCACG atgGAGTTCATTGGAGTCAGCCAGCTGTCCTTCATCCACGACCTGGGACCGAAGGGCCT gGAAGGGATGGTTCTGAAGCGGTCCGGCGGTCACCGGATTCCCGGGATGAACTGCTGCGGTCACAGCAAGATGTGCTACCGCTGGTCCAAACG CTGGCTGGTGGTGAAAGACTCCTTCTTGTTGTACATGAAGCCGGACTGTGGCGTCATCTCCTTCGTGATGCTGTTCGACAAAGAGTTCAGCATCAAGATGCACTTCAAAGAcaccgaaaccagacacggcgTCCGCATCGACAGCCTCTCCAG GTCGTTGGTGCTGAAGTGCAGCAACTACAGACACGCTCTGTGGTGGGGAAAGGCCATCGAGGATTTTGCCAACAAGCACGGCTCCGCCTTCCTCACCGACCACCGCTTCGGATCCTTCGCCATGGAGGAACAGAACATCCCCTCCAAATG GTATGTGAACGGTCAGACGTACATGGAGGACGTGGCCGACGCTCTGGAAGAGGCCAAGGAGGAGATCTTCATCACGGACTGGTG GTTGAGTCCAGAGATCTTCCTGAAGAGGCCGGTGGTCGAAGGGAACCGATGGCGTCTCGACTGCATCCTGAAGCGCAAAGCG AAACAAGGTGTTCGGATCTTCGTGATGCTCTACAAGGAGGTGGAGCTGGCTCTGGGAATAAACTCCGGCTACAGCAAGAGGACGCTGCTGAACCTGGACTCCAACATCAAG GTGATCCGCCACCCGGACCACGTCTCCTCCGCCGTCTACCTGTGGGCGCATCACGAGAAGATCATCGTGGTGGACCAATCGGTGGCCTTCGTGGGCGGGATCGACCTGGCGTACGGGCGCTGGGACGATAGGGAGCACCGGCTCACGGACATCGGGAGCGTGACGCTCTCTCACCTGGAACAG gctgcagctgaatCCTCCTCCGCCGCTGCGCCAGCtaacggcggcggcggcgacaGCGTTTCCAAGGGTAACGGGACCAGCGTCTTCACCATGATGGACTCGGCGGATCAGCCCAAGCTGAAGAATCAGAACAGACTAAAGAAGACCCGGTTCAGCATCAGGAAACACCTGCAGAAACACGGACTGGCCCACGCCGACAGCGACAGCGACCTGGAGGAGGAGCAACCGA ggAGCAGCTCTGTGCGAAGTCTTCATACGGGAGTCGGAGAACTGTTTGGAAACACGAGGTTCTGGCACGGGAAAGACTACTGcaactttgtgcacaaagaCTGGATCCAACTCGACAAACCTTTTGATG atTTCATAGACAGGCATACGACTCCCAGGATGCCTTGGCATGACATCGCCTCGGTGGTTCACGGGAAGGCAGCTCGAGATGTGGCGCGGCACTTCATCCAGCGGTGGAATTTCACCAAG CTCGTGAAGCCAAAGTACAATTCTCAGTCGTTCCCTTATCTGCTGCCAAAGTCTCACACCACGGCCGGAGAGCAACGTTACCAAGTCCCCAACTGCGTCAACGCAAACGTGCAG ATCCTTCGTTCTGCCTCAGACTGGTCTGCTGGCATCAAAAACCACGAGGAGTCCATCCACCTGGCCTACGTCCACGCCATCCAGAACAGCAAGCACTTCATCTACATCGAG AATCAGTTCTTCATCAGCTGTGCAGACAACAAACACGTTTTCAACAAGATCGGAGACACCATTGCAGAGCGCATCATCCGAGCTTACAG gGAGGGTAAGAAGTACCGTGTTTACGTGGTGACGCCTCTGCTGCCGGGCTTCGAAGGCGACATCAACACTGGAGGAGGCAGCGCCATCCAGGCCGTCATGCACTTTAACTACAG AACCATGAACCGAGGAGAATACTCCATCATCTCCCAGCTGAAGAGAGAAA TGGGAGATCAGTGGATGAACTTCATCTCCATCGCTGGTCTGAGGACCCACGCTGACCTGGAGGGGAAGCTGGTCACGGAGCTCATCTACGTCCACAGCAAGATGCTCATCGCTGACGACAACACCGTCATCATCG GTTCTGCCAACATCAACGACCGCAGCATGCTGGGGAAGAGGGACAGCGAGGTGGCGGTGATCGTGGAGGACTCGGAGGTGGTGAACTCCGTGATGGACGGGCAGCCGTACGCGGCGGGAAAATACGCCCTGCAGCTCCGCCTCGAGTGCTTCAA GATGATCCTCGGAGCGAACACCGATCCCTCCATCGACGTTTCAGATCCGATCAGCGATCATTTCTACAAGGACGTCTGGATGGTCACCTGCGCTCGCAACGCCTCCATCTACCAGAAG GTTTTCCGGTGTCTTCCGTCCAGCGACGTCCGGAGTATCCAGGAGCTGGAACCCTACCTGTCCAAACCGGCGCTGGCCAAAGACGACCCCGCTCGggctcaggaggagctgaagaagatcCGCGGCTTCCTGGTCCAGTTCCCCCTTCAGTTCCTGAGTGAGCAGAACCTCCTTCCTCCCCTCGGCTCCAAGGAGGCCATGGTCCCCATGGAGGTCTGGACCTGA
- the pld1b gene encoding phospholipase D1 isoform X3: protein MVLKRSGGHRIPGMNCCGHSKMCYRWSKRWLVVKDSFLLYMKPDCGVISFVMLFDKEFSIKMHFKDTETRHGVRIDSLSRSLVLKCSNYRHALWWGKAIEDFANKHGSAFLTDHRFGSFAMEEQNIPSKWYVNGQTYMEDVADALEEAKEEIFITDWWLSPEIFLKRPVVEGNRWRLDCILKRKAKQGVRIFVMLYKEVELALGINSGYSKRTLLNLDSNIKVIRHPDHVSSAVYLWAHHEKIIVVDQSVAFVGGIDLAYGRWDDREHRLTDIGSVTLSHLEQAAAESSSAAAPANGGGGDSVSKGNGTSVFTMMDSADQPKLKNQNRLKKTRFSIRKHLQKHGLAHADSDSDLEEEQPRSSSVRSLHTGVGELFGNTRFWHGKDYCNFVHKDWIQLDKPFDGRHYADVSLWTKTGFISLLSVFVFLFSAVLDFIDRHTTPRMPWHDIASVVHGKAARDVARHFIQRWNFTKLVKPKYNSQSFPYLLPKSHTTAGEQRYQVPNCVNANVQILRSASDWSAGIKNHEESIHLAYVHAIQNSKHFIYIENQFFISCADNKHVFNKIGDTIAERIIRAYREGKKYRVYVVTPLLPGFEGDINTGGGSAIQAVMHFNYRTMNRGEYSIISQLKREMGDQWMNFISIAGLRTHADLEGKLVTELIYVHSKMLIADDNTVIIGSANINDRSMLGKRDSEVAVIVEDSEVVNSVMDGQPYAAGKYALQLRLECFKMILGANTDPSIDVSDPISDHFYKDVWMVTCARNASIYQKVFRCLPSSDVRSIQELEPYLSKPALAKDDPARAQEELKKIRGFLVQFPLQFLSEQNLLPPLGSKEAMVPMEVWT from the exons ATGGTTCTGAAGCGGTCCGGCGGTCACCGGATTCCCGGGATGAACTGCTGCGGTCACAGCAAGATGTGCTACCGCTGGTCCAAACG CTGGCTGGTGGTGAAAGACTCCTTCTTGTTGTACATGAAGCCGGACTGTGGCGTCATCTCCTTCGTGATGCTGTTCGACAAAGAGTTCAGCATCAAGATGCACTTCAAAGAcaccgaaaccagacacggcgTCCGCATCGACAGCCTCTCCAG GTCGTTGGTGCTGAAGTGCAGCAACTACAGACACGCTCTGTGGTGGGGAAAGGCCATCGAGGATTTTGCCAACAAGCACGGCTCCGCCTTCCTCACCGACCACCGCTTCGGATCCTTCGCCATGGAGGAACAGAACATCCCCTCCAAATG GTATGTGAACGGTCAGACGTACATGGAGGACGTGGCCGACGCTCTGGAAGAGGCCAAGGAGGAGATCTTCATCACGGACTGGTG GTTGAGTCCAGAGATCTTCCTGAAGAGGCCGGTGGTCGAAGGGAACCGATGGCGTCTCGACTGCATCCTGAAGCGCAAAGCG AAACAAGGTGTTCGGATCTTCGTGATGCTCTACAAGGAGGTGGAGCTGGCTCTGGGAATAAACTCCGGCTACAGCAAGAGGACGCTGCTGAACCTGGACTCCAACATCAAG GTGATCCGCCACCCGGACCACGTCTCCTCCGCCGTCTACCTGTGGGCGCATCACGAGAAGATCATCGTGGTGGACCAATCGGTGGCCTTCGTGGGCGGGATCGACCTGGCGTACGGGCGCTGGGACGATAGGGAGCACCGGCTCACGGACATCGGGAGCGTGACGCTCTCTCACCTGGAACAG gctgcagctgaatCCTCCTCCGCCGCTGCGCCAGCtaacggcggcggcggcgacaGCGTTTCCAAGGGTAACGGGACCAGCGTCTTCACCATGATGGACTCGGCGGATCAGCCCAAGCTGAAGAATCAGAACAGACTAAAGAAGACCCGGTTCAGCATCAGGAAACACCTGCAGAAACACGGACTGGCCCACGCCGACAGCGACAGCGACCTGGAGGAGGAGCAACCGA ggAGCAGCTCTGTGCGAAGTCTTCATACGGGAGTCGGAGAACTGTTTGGAAACACGAGGTTCTGGCACGGGAAAGACTACTGcaactttgtgcacaaagaCTGGATCCAACTCGACAAACCTTTTGATGGTAGGCACTATGCCGACGTGTCTCTTTGGActaaaactggttttatttcacttctgtctgtttttgtgttccttttttctgctgttttagatTTCATAGACAGGCATACGACTCCCAGGATGCCTTGGCATGACATCGCCTCGGTGGTTCACGGGAAGGCAGCTCGAGATGTGGCGCGGCACTTCATCCAGCGGTGGAATTTCACCAAG CTCGTGAAGCCAAAGTACAATTCTCAGTCGTTCCCTTATCTGCTGCCAAAGTCTCACACCACGGCCGGAGAGCAACGTTACCAAGTCCCCAACTGCGTCAACGCAAACGTGCAG ATCCTTCGTTCTGCCTCAGACTGGTCTGCTGGCATCAAAAACCACGAGGAGTCCATCCACCTGGCCTACGTCCACGCCATCCAGAACAGCAAGCACTTCATCTACATCGAG AATCAGTTCTTCATCAGCTGTGCAGACAACAAACACGTTTTCAACAAGATCGGAGACACCATTGCAGAGCGCATCATCCGAGCTTACAG gGAGGGTAAGAAGTACCGTGTTTACGTGGTGACGCCTCTGCTGCCGGGCTTCGAAGGCGACATCAACACTGGAGGAGGCAGCGCCATCCAGGCCGTCATGCACTTTAACTACAG AACCATGAACCGAGGAGAATACTCCATCATCTCCCAGCTGAAGAGAGAAA TGGGAGATCAGTGGATGAACTTCATCTCCATCGCTGGTCTGAGGACCCACGCTGACCTGGAGGGGAAGCTGGTCACGGAGCTCATCTACGTCCACAGCAAGATGCTCATCGCTGACGACAACACCGTCATCATCG GTTCTGCCAACATCAACGACCGCAGCATGCTGGGGAAGAGGGACAGCGAGGTGGCGGTGATCGTGGAGGACTCGGAGGTGGTGAACTCCGTGATGGACGGGCAGCCGTACGCGGCGGGAAAATACGCCCTGCAGCTCCGCCTCGAGTGCTTCAA GATGATCCTCGGAGCGAACACCGATCCCTCCATCGACGTTTCAGATCCGATCAGCGATCATTTCTACAAGGACGTCTGGATGGTCACCTGCGCTCGCAACGCCTCCATCTACCAGAAG GTTTTCCGGTGTCTTCCGTCCAGCGACGTCCGGAGTATCCAGGAGCTGGAACCCTACCTGTCCAAACCGGCGCTGGCCAAAGACGACCCCGCTCGggctcaggaggagctgaagaagatcCGCGGCTTCCTGGTCCAGTTCCCCCTTCAGTTCCTGAGTGAGCAGAACCTCCTTCCTCCCCTCGGCTCCAAGGAGGCCATGGTCCCCATGGAGGTCTGGACCTGA